One Chitinophaga sp. H8 DNA window includes the following coding sequences:
- the pyrH gene encoding UMP kinase, whose amino-acid sequence MLPKYKRILLKLSGEALMGDANYGIDPKVIAQYAHDIKAVTDLGVQVAIVIGGGNIYRGMNEAETGIERAQGDYMGMLATVINGMAMQSGLERAGLYTRLQSAIKMEQIAEPYIRRRAIRHLEKGRIVIFGAGTGNPYFTTDTAASLRAIEIKADVILKGTRVDGIYTADPEKDSTATRFETITFAEVYQKSLNVMDMTAFTLCQENKLPIIVFDMNKTGNLLQVIMGKNIGTLVKG is encoded by the coding sequence ATGTTGCCAAAGTATAAACGTATTTTGCTCAAATTGAGCGGTGAGGCCCTGATGGGGGATGCAAATTATGGAATTGATCCTAAGGTAATTGCCCAGTATGCTCACGACATAAAAGCCGTTACAGACCTGGGGGTACAGGTGGCTATTGTAATTGGTGGCGGGAATATTTACCGGGGAATGAATGAAGCGGAAACTGGTATTGAAAGAGCCCAGGGTGACTATATGGGCATGCTGGCCACCGTTATAAACGGAATGGCTATGCAAAGCGGACTGGAAAGAGCCGGCCTCTATACCCGTTTGCAATCTGCTATTAAAATGGAACAGATTGCAGAGCCGTATATTCGCCGTCGTGCTATTCGTCACCTTGAAAAAGGCCGTATTGTAATCTTTGGTGCCGGTACCGGTAATCCTTATTTTACAACTGATACGGCTGCTTCCCTGAGAGCCATTGAAATTAAAGCGGATGTTATCCTGAAAGGGACCCGCGTAGATGGTATTTATACAGCAGATCCTGAGAAAGACAGTACTGCTACCCGCTTTGAAACCATCACTTTTGCGGAAGTATATCAGAAATCACTGAATGTGATGGATATGACCGCATTTACTTTATGCCAGGAAAACAAACTCCCGATTATCGTTTTTGATATGAACAAAACCGGTAACCTGCTACAGGTAATCATGGGTAAAAATATAGGCACCCTCGTAAAAGGGTAA
- a CDS encoding 30S ribosomal protein THX, which translates to MGRGDVKTKRGKISNKSFGKVRPAKTKKATAAKTAEKKA; encoded by the coding sequence ATGGGTAGAGGTGATGTCAAAACCAAAAGAGGCAAGATTTCTAACAAATCATTCGGTAAAGTTAGACCTGCAAAAACTAAGAAAGCTACTGCCGCTAAAACTGCAGAAAAGAAAGCATAG
- a CDS encoding DUF4286 family protein: protein MGQLIKPFFLQVKKALRSSPLALLHMIIFNITIKISPEIQQYWLEWMKEVHIPEIMATGLFHDYRICRLLEQDDQDGPTYTIQYFSDTLENYQTYIQEHAASFNQKAFGQFGDRFVAFRTVMQVV, encoded by the coding sequence ATGGGGCAGCTCATCAAACCCTTCTTCCTGCAGGTAAAGAAAGCTTTGAGAAGCAGTCCCCTGGCGCTTTTACATATGATTATCTTTAACATTACCATCAAAATATCTCCCGAAATACAGCAATACTGGCTGGAATGGATGAAAGAAGTACATATCCCGGAGATAATGGCTACCGGGCTTTTCCATGATTACCGCATCTGCCGGCTCCTGGAGCAGGATGACCAGGATGGCCCCACCTACACCATTCAGTACTTTTCAGACACGCTGGAAAACTATCAAACCTACATCCAGGAACATGCTGCAAGCTTTAATCAAAAGGCTTTTGGGCAGTTTGGTGACCGTTTTGTGGCATTTCGGACAGTAATGCAAGTAGTCTAG
- the rplM gene encoding 50S ribosomal protein L13 has protein sequence MNTLSFKTKSANDAYVKRDWHIVDATNMTLGRMCAKMAAILRGKNKPYYTPHTDCGDYIIVINAEKVILTGNKLNDKEYIHYTGFPGGQRVELAKDLIRRRPEVMIEKAIKGMLPKNRLGRAMYKKLFVYAGAEHPHTAQKPQPLTF, from the coding sequence ATGAATACTTTAAGTTTCAAAACCAAATCCGCCAATGACGCTTACGTAAAGCGCGACTGGCACATTGTGGATGCTACCAACATGACACTTGGCAGAATGTGTGCTAAGATGGCGGCCATTTTAAGAGGCAAAAACAAGCCTTACTACACACCTCATACAGACTGTGGTGATTATATTATTGTAATCAATGCAGAGAAGGTGATTTTGACCGGCAATAAACTAAACGATAAGGAATACATCCACTACACCGGTTTTCCTGGTGGTCAGAGAGTAGAACTGGCAAAGGACCTGATCCGTCGCCGTCCTGAGGTAATGATCGAAAAGGCAATCAAGGGTATGTTACCTAAGAACCGCCTGGGTCGTGCCATGTACAAAAAACTGTTTGTATATGCCGGCGCTGAGCATCCGCATACTGCGCAGAAACCTCAACCTTTAACATTCTAA
- the rpsB gene encoding 30S ribosomal protein S2 translates to MENNTSLQQQLLEAGVHFGHLKKKWNPKMLPYIFAEKKGIHIIDLNKTVEGLQDAAAALKSIAKSGKKIMFVATKKQAKEIVAEAAKRVNMPYVTERWLGGMLTNFSTIRKSVKKMQSIEKMLTDGTFDNITKKERLTLSRDKEKMEKVLGGIAQLARVPAALFMVDISHEHIALAEAKRLGISTFGMVDTNSDPTKVDFAIPSNDDATKSIAIITNYIAAAIAEGLSERANEKTEEAEEEEDTDANLRRFEMEGENDRERGRRSAGGPGGAARGAGGPGRGPGGGANRGGGANRGGGANRGGGAGGGQRRSPNSGGGAGGGRRPGGPR, encoded by the coding sequence ATGGAAAATAATACCTCATTGCAGCAGCAATTACTGGAGGCAGGTGTTCACTTCGGTCACCTGAAGAAAAAATGGAACCCCAAAATGCTGCCTTATATTTTCGCAGAAAAGAAAGGTATTCATATCATTGATCTGAACAAAACCGTGGAAGGTTTACAGGATGCAGCAGCAGCCCTGAAATCTATCGCAAAAAGCGGTAAGAAGATCATGTTCGTTGCTACCAAGAAGCAAGCGAAAGAAATCGTAGCAGAAGCTGCTAAACGCGTAAACATGCCTTACGTTACTGAAAGGTGGTTAGGTGGTATGTTGACCAACTTCTCTACTATCCGTAAGAGTGTAAAGAAAATGCAGAGCATTGAAAAGATGCTGACTGACGGTACTTTCGATAATATTACCAAGAAAGAGCGTCTTACTTTAAGCCGTGATAAAGAGAAAATGGAGAAAGTGCTGGGTGGTATTGCCCAACTGGCACGTGTACCAGCAGCATTGTTTATGGTAGATATCAGCCATGAGCACATTGCATTGGCAGAAGCTAAACGCCTGGGTATTTCTACCTTCGGTATGGTGGATACCAACTCTGATCCTACTAAAGTAGACTTTGCTATTCCTTCCAATGATGATGCAACTAAATCAATCGCGATCATTACCAACTACATAGCAGCAGCTATCGCAGAAGGTTTATCTGAAAGAGCGAACGAAAAAACTGAAGAAGCAGAGGAAGAAGAAGATACAGACGCAAACCTGCGCAGATTTGAAATGGAAGGTGAAAACGACCGTGAAAGAGGCAGAAGATCTGCAGGTGGACCCGGTGGTGCAGCCAGAGGTGCAGGTGGCCCTGGAAGAGGCCCTGGTGGTGGAGCTAACAGAGGTGGCGGAGCCAACAGAGGCGGTGGTGCTAACCGTGGTGGTGGTGCCGGCGGCGGACAACGCCGTTCTCCTAACAGCGGCGGCGGTGCCGGCGGTGGAAGAAGACCAGGTGGCCCAAGATAA
- the pdxH gene encoding pyridoxamine 5'-phosphate oxidase codes for MLNQKIAALRKDYQLASLDEQEVASDPFRQFEKWWQEANNGELDEPNAMTLATSTAGGHPSARIVLLKSFDEEGFVFFTNYESRKAQEMAENPHVSLLFFWRELQRQVRIDGTVSKASPEISTEYYNSRPLGSRIGAIASPQSKVIADRSFLEEQVKIVTEKYVLEAPPRPEYWGGYVVKPSAVEFWQGRSSRLHDRILYSLTAAGDWSTARLAP; via the coding sequence ATGTTAAATCAAAAGATAGCAGCCCTGCGTAAGGATTACCAGCTGGCATCCCTGGACGAACAGGAGGTAGCATCAGATCCTTTCCGGCAATTTGAGAAGTGGTGGCAGGAGGCCAATAATGGTGAACTGGATGAACCTAATGCCATGACGCTGGCTACAAGTACAGCCGGGGGGCATCCATCTGCACGTATCGTATTGCTGAAAAGCTTTGATGAGGAAGGCTTTGTTTTTTTTACCAATTATGAGAGCCGCAAGGCCCAGGAAATGGCGGAGAATCCGCATGTATCATTGTTGTTTTTCTGGCGGGAATTGCAAAGGCAGGTGCGTATAGATGGCACCGTTAGCAAGGCATCGCCGGAAATAAGTACGGAGTATTATAACAGCCGGCCATTGGGAAGCAGGATAGGAGCCATTGCATCCCCTCAGAGTAAGGTGATTGCAGACCGTTCCTTTCTGGAAGAACAGGTAAAAATAGTAACGGAAAAGTATGTACTGGAGGCGCCACCACGTCCAGAGTATTGGGGAGGGTATGTAGTAAAGCCCAGTGCGGTAGAGTTCTGGCAGGGCCGTAGCAGCCGCTTGCATGACAGGATACTGTATTCACTTACGGCAGCAGGAGATTGGAGTACTGCGCGATTGGCACCGTAA
- the tsf gene encoding translation elongation factor Ts: protein MATITAADVNKLRQQTGAGMMDCRKALVESDGDFEKAVDYLRKKGQKVAALRSDRETKEGVIIAKTGADNKTGVIVALGCETDFVAKNEDFVKFAQSIVDLALANGVKTVEELGAAKLDDATVADKVNDQVAKIGEKINLSKFEMIEAAAVTAYIHGNYRMGVLVGFSKPVSDEVGKDIAMQIAAMNPIAVDADGVPADLIAREREIAVDQIKAEGKPAEMAEKIAQGKIAKFFKESTLLQQAFVKDGNKSVADYLKSIDADLKVTSFKRIALG from the coding sequence ATGGCAACAATTACAGCAGCTGATGTAAATAAACTGCGTCAGCAAACTGGTGCTGGTATGATGGACTGCAGAAAGGCACTGGTGGAAAGTGATGGTGATTTTGAAAAAGCAGTAGACTATCTGCGTAAGAAAGGACAAAAAGTAGCCGCTTTGCGTTCTGACCGCGAAACTAAAGAAGGTGTAATCATTGCTAAAACCGGCGCTGACAACAAAACCGGCGTTATTGTAGCTTTAGGTTGCGAAACTGACTTCGTAGCAAAGAATGAAGATTTTGTAAAGTTTGCACAATCTATTGTAGACCTGGCATTGGCAAATGGTGTTAAAACCGTTGAAGAACTGGGCGCTGCAAAACTGGATGATGCTACTGTTGCTGATAAAGTAAACGACCAGGTAGCGAAGATTGGTGAAAAAATCAACCTGAGCAAATTCGAAATGATCGAAGCTGCTGCAGTAACTGCTTACATTCATGGTAACTACCGTATGGGTGTATTGGTTGGTTTCTCTAAACCTGTTTCTGACGAAGTAGGTAAAGACATTGCTATGCAGATTGCTGCAATGAACCCAATCGCTGTAGATGCTGACGGTGTTCCTGCTGACCTGATTGCCCGTGAAAGAGAAATCGCGGTAGATCAGATTAAGGCAGAAGGTAAACCTGCTGAAATGGCGGAGAAAATTGCTCAGGGCAAAATCGCTAAGTTCTTTAAAGAAAGCACCCTGCTGCAACAGGCGTTTGTAAAGGATGGTAACAAATCCGTAGCAGACTATCTGAAATCTATAGATGCTGATCTGAAAGTAACTTCCTTCAAACGAATTGCTTTAGGTTAA
- a CDS encoding DUF3298 and DUF4163 domain-containing protein, whose amino-acid sequence MKRLSLLFVIATASLLSCQQKSGPKNKVAAANGKRDTIAVPMASSPFFYTQLKGTLNDEPITMQLLKTGPEIYRGYYCYDETGVPIGIWGSLDGSRVSLYEDIRSQQGGENFFNGLLADDGTFKGVWHGNTTAYPFTLSTDLTNAIRFDVYYATDSMVLFPEHPKSPIGNATNSIIWPVTGIAPKTAAFIKNAITGSQAIHEPAQYVRVSIDSFMAIYRTTAREIAKEDLDNDQTASYNWSADGDMKIVWNEYPLLVLEKSSYDFTGGAHGNGGSFFKVLDLARQKVLTPDDVFKPGYQTALSPLLDDAFREKFGITKHESLDGQLLVSSIPPNNNFFITNTGVAFSYTPYEIGPYALGQVTLFLPFKRVKQLLKAPYK is encoded by the coding sequence ATGAAAAGATTGTCCTTGCTGTTTGTGATAGCCACGGCTTCCCTGCTATCATGCCAGCAAAAAAGCGGCCCTAAAAATAAGGTTGCTGCTGCTAATGGAAAACGCGATACCATTGCGGTTCCTATGGCTTCCTCCCCGTTCTTTTACACCCAGCTCAAAGGTACATTGAACGATGAACCTATTACCATGCAATTATTAAAAACAGGGCCTGAAATCTACAGGGGCTATTACTGTTATGATGAAACCGGCGTTCCAATTGGTATCTGGGGCAGCCTGGATGGCTCACGGGTTTCCTTATATGAGGATATCCGCAGCCAGCAAGGCGGGGAAAATTTCTTCAATGGGCTGCTGGCAGATGATGGTACCTTTAAAGGCGTATGGCATGGCAATACAACGGCATATCCTTTTACCCTTTCCACCGATCTCACCAATGCCATCCGTTTTGATGTATACTATGCTACGGATTCTATGGTACTATTCCCGGAACATCCTAAATCACCGATAGGCAATGCCACCAACAGCATTATATGGCCTGTGACGGGTATTGCTCCTAAAACAGCTGCTTTTATTAAAAATGCCATTACCGGTAGCCAGGCCATACATGAACCGGCGCAATATGTAAGGGTCAGCATCGATTCCTTTATGGCAATATACCGCACTACAGCAAGGGAAATTGCCAAAGAAGATCTCGACAATGACCAAACAGCCTCCTACAACTGGAGTGCCGACGGCGATATGAAAATTGTATGGAATGAATACCCGCTGCTGGTACTTGAAAAAAGCAGCTATGATTTTACAGGGGGAGCACATGGCAATGGGGGCTCCTTTTTTAAGGTACTGGATCTGGCACGGCAAAAAGTGCTTACACCGGATGATGTGTTCAAGCCTGGTTATCAAACAGCCCTGAGCCCATTACTGGATGATGCTTTCCGGGAAAAATTCGGGATCACCAAACATGAATCGCTCGACGGGCAGTTGCTGGTAAGCAGTATCCCACCTAATAACAATTTTTTTATCACTAATACCGGGGTAGCTTTCAGTTATACTCCCTATGAAATTGGGCCTTATGCATTGGGGCAGGTAACGTTGTTTTTGCCTTTCAAACGGGTTAAGCAGCTGTTAAAGGCGCCTTATAAATAA
- a CDS encoding RagB/SusD family nutrient uptake outer membrane protein, whose translation MKLCVRYIGGVLIGMLLIAGLPACNNRLDVKPGTGIGPGQILTAGDVEATLIGAYTNLQQFEAFGEQYFLISDLLANDKEILLVGNAVPYLEVASRQQQKNSVIAEQIWAGGFRTINAVNLVLSKQHLLAAANKDQIVAEAKFIRGITYYMLSGLYGKPYSAGNQTVNLTVPLILEPVISVQDIEKVKLPRATVAVMYAQIEEDLKAGATYMQPDNGTRANRFAAFAFLSRLYLAEGKYKEAAAMADSVITKGGFVLSPTFEKAFNNTANSTEDIFAIQQTAQSSGGSSNNGLITFYTSARAGRGDAQVDVRQLSLYEDGDSRKDFIYDGYSSSGSTGKYTGKWKQQYTNIPVIRLAEMYLTRAEANLRAGTVVGDTPLNDVNAVRGRSNAGQLGSVTADEVVAERFRELVYEGDKLWTVKRLKLDVGSRAYDHPKLILPVPQREIASNPKLEQNKDY comes from the coding sequence ATGAAGTTATGTGTAAGATATATAGGAGGTGTGCTGATAGGGATGTTGTTGATAGCAGGGTTACCGGCCTGTAACAATAGACTGGATGTAAAGCCCGGAACAGGGATTGGACCAGGGCAGATCCTTACGGCAGGAGATGTGGAAGCCACATTAATCGGGGCTTATACCAATCTGCAGCAGTTTGAAGCCTTTGGAGAACAGTATTTTCTGATCTCTGACCTGCTGGCCAATGATAAGGAGATCTTGCTGGTGGGAAATGCAGTGCCTTACCTGGAAGTAGCCAGCCGGCAACAGCAGAAAAACTCTGTTATTGCGGAACAGATATGGGCTGGCGGATTCAGGACCATTAATGCCGTAAACCTGGTATTAAGTAAGCAACATTTGTTGGCGGCCGCCAATAAGGACCAGATTGTAGCAGAAGCTAAATTTATCAGGGGGATTACCTATTATATGTTAAGCGGATTATATGGGAAACCTTATTCCGCTGGTAATCAGACCGTAAATCTGACAGTGCCCTTAATACTGGAGCCGGTAATATCGGTACAGGACATAGAAAAGGTGAAGCTGCCCAGGGCTACAGTAGCGGTTATGTATGCCCAGATTGAAGAAGATCTGAAAGCAGGCGCAACATATATGCAGCCGGATAATGGCACGAGAGCCAATAGATTTGCTGCCTTTGCTTTTCTGTCGAGGTTATACCTGGCAGAGGGGAAATACAAGGAAGCCGCTGCTATGGCAGATTCGGTAATCACGAAAGGAGGGTTTGTATTGAGTCCGACCTTTGAAAAGGCATTTAATAATACCGCCAACAGCACGGAGGATATTTTTGCGATACAGCAAACAGCACAGAGTAGCGGTGGCTCCAGTAATAATGGCCTGATCACTTTTTACACCTCTGCGCGTGCCGGCAGGGGGGATGCGCAGGTAGATGTGCGTCAGTTGAGCCTGTATGAGGATGGCGACAGCCGTAAGGACTTTATTTATGATGGCTATAGCAGCTCCGGGTCTACGGGCAAGTATACCGGCAAGTGGAAGCAGCAGTATACCAATATACCGGTAATCCGTTTGGCAGAGATGTACCTGACCCGTGCGGAGGCTAATTTACGGGCAGGCACTGTGGTAGGGGATACCCCATTGAATGATGTAAATGCGGTGAGGGGGCGGTCTAACGCTGGCCAATTGGGCAGTGTTACGGCAGATGAGGTGGTCGCAGAGCGTTTCCGGGAGCTGGTATATGAGGGAGATAAGCTGTGGACGGTAAAACGGTTGAAGCTGGATGTGGGCAGCAGGGCCTATGATCATCCCAAGCTGATATTGCCGGTACCACAGCGGGAGATTGCTTCCAATCCGAAGTTGGAGCAGAACAAGGATTATTAG
- a CDS encoding HU family DNA-binding protein: protein MNKAELIDKLAKDSGITKTQANEALDSFTKAVADTLKKGGKVTLVGFGTFSVSKRAARNGRNPQTGQIIKIKAKKVAKFKAGKALSDKL from the coding sequence ATGAACAAAGCCGAATTAATCGACAAATTAGCCAAAGACTCTGGCATCACTAAAACCCAGGCTAACGAAGCTTTGGATTCTTTCACCAAAGCTGTTGCTGATACCTTGAAAAAAGGTGGAAAAGTAACTTTGGTTGGTTTCGGTACTTTCTCTGTTTCTAAACGTGCTGCACGTAACGGTAGAAACCCACAGACTGGCCAGATCATCAAGATCAAAGCTAAGAAAGTTGCTAAGTTCAAAGCTGGTAAAGCTTTATCTGACAAGCTTTAA
- a CDS encoding exodeoxyribonuclease III gives MRIISYNVNGLRSAMTKGFTDWLKSNPADIVCLQEIKAHQENVDFEQFEKLGFEHYWYPAQKKGYSGVAVLTSIKPDFVQYGNGFMQSDTEGRFIRLDFGDITLINTYFPSGTSGEERQAYKYQWLDEFFGYLEELRKTRPNLIVCGDYNICHKAIDIHDPVGNKKSTGFLPEERAWMDKFFESGFVDTFRHFNKDPHHYSWWTFRANARANNKGWRIDYINVSTPLQNKLKGARILPEVKHSDHCPVYLELAL, from the coding sequence ATGAGAATCATATCTTATAACGTAAATGGTCTGCGCTCTGCTATGACCAAAGGGTTCACTGACTGGTTGAAAAGCAATCCCGCGGATATTGTATGCCTACAGGAAATAAAAGCCCATCAGGAAAACGTGGATTTTGAACAGTTTGAAAAATTAGGCTTTGAGCATTACTGGTACCCGGCACAAAAAAAAGGATACAGTGGTGTAGCAGTATTAACCAGCATAAAGCCTGATTTTGTACAATATGGCAATGGGTTCATGCAAAGTGATACCGAAGGACGCTTTATAAGGCTTGATTTTGGCGATATTACACTGATCAATACATATTTCCCTTCCGGTACCAGTGGAGAGGAAAGACAGGCCTATAAATACCAATGGCTGGACGAATTTTTCGGCTATCTGGAAGAACTAAGGAAAACCCGGCCCAACCTCATCGTTTGCGGTGACTATAATATATGCCATAAGGCGATCGATATCCATGACCCGGTCGGCAATAAAAAATCTACCGGCTTTTTGCCGGAAGAACGTGCCTGGATGGACAAATTCTTTGAAAGTGGTTTTGTGGATACTTTCAGGCATTTCAACAAGGATCCGCATCATTACAGCTGGTGGACATTCCGGGCCAATGCAAGGGCCAATAACAAGGGCTGGCGTATTGACTATATCAATGTAAGTACCCCCCTGCAAAACAAGCTGAAAGGCGCCCGGATATTACCGGAAGTGAAACATTCGGATCACTGCCCCGTATACCTGGAACTGGCATTATAA
- the rpsI gene encoding 30S ribosomal protein S9, with protein sequence MEKQKNTIGRRKEAVARVYLSKGTGNVIINDKDYKNYFSLIYLQNQVELPFKTIDALDKFDVKVNAQGGGIKGQAEAIKLGIARALCEVNPEFRPALKAAGLLKRDPRAVERKKPGKAKARRSFQFSKR encoded by the coding sequence ATGGAAAAGCAAAAAAATACAATAGGTCGTCGTAAGGAAGCTGTTGCCCGCGTATATCTCAGCAAGGGTACCGGTAACGTTATCATCAACGACAAAGATTATAAAAATTATTTTTCCCTGATCTACCTGCAAAACCAGGTGGAGCTGCCTTTTAAAACCATTGACGCGCTGGATAAGTTTGACGTGAAGGTGAATGCGCAAGGTGGTGGAATCAAGGGTCAGGCAGAAGCGATAAAATTAGGAATTGCCCGTGCATTGTGCGAAGTGAATCCTGAGTTCCGTCCTGCACTGAAAGCTGCCGGTTTGCTGAAACGCGATCCGAGAGCAGTTGAACGTAAGAAACCAGGTAAAGCTAAAGCTAGAAGAAGCTTCCAGTTCTCTAAACGTTAA